The following proteins are encoded in a genomic region of Amphiura filiformis chromosome 11, Afil_fr2py, whole genome shotgun sequence:
- the LOC140164106 gene encoding uncharacterized protein has translation MEKAPDPESCASAQKEDVCPPTTPKDERNIESPQLDLLSNIDHLKEVTDPDQRPKVDPHPTPALSEPKLESRQSEGSGQRPPIDSHPEAKLLESRPTGDSAFCLSSSSQQATQQATQQDLDPNLAEESEENPQHLIQDERVRGEMLANSAGALKSSNDNVESLRKDSSLEQAFLGCRGPDKENWEPPPESPQFIQDHNGHGY, from the exons ATGGAGAAAGCACCAGATCCAGAAAGTTGTGCAAGTGCGCAGAAGGAAGATGTGTGTCCTCCCACAACACCCAAAGATGAAAGAAACATAGAATCTCCTCAACTGGACCTCCTAAGCAACATCGATCACCTAAAAGAAGTTACAGATCCTGACCAAAGACCAAAGGTAGACCCACATCCGACCCCAGCGTTGTCAGAACCTAAGCTAGAGTCAAGACAAAGTGAAGGTTCTGGCCAAAGACCACCGATAGACTCACATCCAGAAGCTAAGCTGCTAGAGTCGAGACCAACAGGAGATTCTGCCTTCTGTTTATCCTCTTCATCACAGCAAGCTACACAGCAAGCTACACAGCAGGATTTGGATCCAAATTTGGCTGAAGAGTCTGAGGAAAACCCACAGCATTTGATTCAAGATGAAAGAGTACGGGGTGAAATGTTGGCAAACTCAGCAGGTGCCCTCAAAAG TTCCAATGATAATGTAGAGAGCTTAAGAAAAGACAGTTCATTGGAGCAAGCATTCCTTGGTTGCAGAGGACCAGATAAGGAGAACTGGGAACCACCACCTGAATCACCTCAATTCATTCAAGAT CACAATGGACATGGTTATTAA